GTAAAATAACCTACTAACAGTTTGGACAGCACTTTCGCGATGTGAACATTGACTTTTGTacttttcatttcagttttgtaATAGGTTCAGAAGTctaattttcatatttacgTAGCTCATTTCACTTTTCCGCCTAGAATACGATAGAGAGGGAACTTGTAGGGcctttataaaaaatcgaacATGAAAGGAATCatactatttataaaatagtttatatataattgcGCActacaatatttttataatccCTATTGTCTTGTAGATGGACAATGTCGAGATACGCAAAAGACGTGGCTccttgcatttcattcgcttCCAGACCACGGACATGGGCAACTTCCTATCGCTGGCCAAGCAGAAGGGCATGGCCGAGCTGGTGACAACGGTTTGTGCCACCGGCGGTGGAGCCTTTAAGTTTGAGCAGGATTTCCGCGACCAGGTCAACATGAAACTGGCAAAATTCGATGAACTGGACACGCTCATCAAGGGCATTCTCTTCGCCGATCTGCACAATCGCACGGAATGCTACTACTACGAAAACGCACGTGACATTCTGTAAGTGTATTGTAAGTGATGGCTTCAGAGAGTTTCTAACAATGTTACTTTACCAAACATTTTGtagaaaaagcgaaaaaaaacagTTCAATTTCTCCCAACCGTTTCCGTTTATTCTGGTGAACGTCGGatccggagtctccatcctgGCGGTCTATGGTCCCGACAACTACAAGCGCATTTCGGGAACAAGGTAAGACTGCTTTTCATGAAATTACGAATTATTGCAACGATTCTAAATAAAACGTATCTTTCAGCTTGGGCGGCGGTACATTCCTCGGTCTGTGTTGTCTACTCACCGGCTGCACATCCTTCGAAGAGGCTATTCAACTCGCTACCAAGGGTGACAATAGGAAGGTGGACAAATTAGTTAAGGACATTTATGGCGGCGATTATAACCGCTTTGGTCTCCCCGGCGATTTGGTGGCGTCAAGGTAGAAAACCCAGAGATTAAAGCCCATGTACCAGTTACCAAATTTCTATCTTCCAGCTTTGGCCAGATGCACCTCAACGACAAACGGGTTTCAGTATCACGCGAGGATTTGGCCAACGCCACTCTGGTCACCATAACAAATAATATCGGCTCCATAGCAAGGATGTGCGCGCTAAATGAGAAGATCGATAGGGCaagaacaaatttttgttaaatatccTCATAAATTAAGCTAACCCCTCCAAAACCATTTCAGGTCGTCTTTGTGGGCAACTTTCTGCGAGTAAACCCCATTTCCATGAAGCTGCTGGCGTACGCAATGGAGTTCTGGTCCA
This genomic interval from Drosophila teissieri strain GT53w chromosome 3L, Prin_Dtei_1.1, whole genome shotgun sequence contains the following:
- the LOC122616155 gene encoding pantothenate kinase 3 isoform X1, which codes for MKVPTRNSKYSFNLKIFKLHNDKKPTSPSPPTSPVISAKRNSWRASWRSALGSKSKSIPTASDSSGDPIDLAEPAYFERSRCHSYCSSSSCTEAPFPAIQIPQGDELMSMPWFGMDIGGTLTKLVYFEPKDITPDEQDREAGILRNIRRYLTKNSAYGKTGHRDTHLQMDNVEIRKRRGSLHFIRFQTTDMGNFLSLAKQKGMAELVTTVCATGGGAFKFEQDFRDQVNMKLAKFDELDTLIKGILFADLHNRTECYYYENARDILKSEKKQFNFSQPFPFILVNVGSGVSILAVYGPDNYKRISGTSLGGGTFLGLCCLLTGCTSFEEAIQLATKGDNRKVDKLVKDIYGGDYNRFGLPGDLVASSFGQMHLNDKRVSVSREDLANATLVTITNNIGSIARMCALNEKIDRVVFVGNFLRVNPISMKLLAYAMEFWSNGTMKGLFLEHEGYFGALGCLLQFNGELAAALNDGVEHPIHTASDESEVAPTSSSADEPPEKAPTSKHSTR
- the LOC122616155 gene encoding pantothenate kinase 3 isoform X3, whose translation is MTEDEQINLRNQLARAMPWFGMDIGGTLTKLVYFEPKDITPDEQDREAGILRNIRRYLTKNSAYGKTGHRDTHLQMDNVEIRKRRGSLHFIRFQTTDMGNFLSLAKQKGMAELVTTVCATGGGAFKFEQDFRDQVNMKLAKFDELDTLIKGILFADLHNRTECYYYENARDILKSEKKQFNFSQPFPFILVNVGSGVSILAVYGPDNYKRISGTSLGGGTFLGLCCLLTGCTSFEEAIQLATKGDNRKVDKLVKDIYGGDYNRFGLPGDLVASSFGQMHLNDKRVSVSREDLANATLVTITNNIGSIARMCALNEKIDRVVFVGNFLRVNPISMKLLAYAMEFWSNGTMKGLFLEHEGYFGALGCLLQFNGELAAALNDGVEHPIHTASDESEVAPTSSSADEPPEKAPTSKHSTR
- the LOC122616155 gene encoding pantothenate kinase 3 isoform X2; its protein translation is MPEALHFTSIFDLIIKSAMPWFGMDIGGTLTKLVYFEPKDITPDEQDREAGILRNIRRYLTKNSAYGKTGHRDTHLQMDNVEIRKRRGSLHFIRFQTTDMGNFLSLAKQKGMAELVTTVCATGGGAFKFEQDFRDQVNMKLAKFDELDTLIKGILFADLHNRTECYYYENARDILKSEKKQFNFSQPFPFILVNVGSGVSILAVYGPDNYKRISGTSLGGGTFLGLCCLLTGCTSFEEAIQLATKGDNRKVDKLVKDIYGGDYNRFGLPGDLVASSFGQMHLNDKRVSVSREDLANATLVTITNNIGSIARMCALNEKIDRVVFVGNFLRVNPISMKLLAYAMEFWSNGTMKGLFLEHEGYFGALGCLLQFNGELAAALNDGVEHPIHTASDESEVAPTSSSADEPPEKAPTSKHSTR